The window ACGAACATTAAAATCGCCCCGAATGGCAGTACTGAGGAAAAAATTGTACTCAACTAAAGTCACAGTTTTCTTTATGAAGAAAAACCCCAACAAAGTGGAGAACATAGACTGGTTTTTCATCTCGAAAGGTGAAAGGCCTCACCGTTACTCGATCGCCATTtaccacaggtttgttattttatgcatatgttgagatacaccaactgcgaaggctagtctttgacaattaccaatagtgtccactgtctttaaaaaggaCTATGAACGCAACTCATGTTTACCGATGGTAAAAATAAGGATAAAACTGAAGGTTGACAAATATTCTGAACTTGCATTATTTGAGTGTCACATTTCTAAAATAGTTGCCATCATGTCACATGACTCTTTAGCCTCGGTTTTACTGCGTCCCCATTTTGAAGTGCCGAAAATTATATTCATAAATTTGACGTTTACCGATTCGTATTAGTTGCCGAACTTTTGTCACGCACAAATAATATGAGTTCGACATACACGGCAAAGGAGCGACGTTGAGCGCAGGCATCACATACTATACTAGAAAACActacaaccaaccaaccaatcatCAACGACCACACCTCTCTTGCTGGCACGTACACTTACCACAACACCAGTCATGTGACCAGGACTATCCAATCACTGTGTCCCACACCAATCCCCATCCCATATACAATTTAGTGAATTAAGTCAGTTTTCTCATATCATCTTGAGAGATTGCCGTGCAAACATTTCCAAACGAAACACTTCTCTAGATGAAGAAGGATGATTTCTCAATTAGCATCTCTGTTGCTGCATGTAGCTACCATTCTCACACTGATCTTAGCAACCTTCAACCAAAATAAAGCTTCAGCTACACCGTTATTTAAGATGAACATGAGACAGTTTCTATCTGCGGAGACTAGAAAGTTCACCAAAGCTCCCTATCAACAAAAAGAAGCACGTTCTCATGTCTTATGTGTGAGTTATTGCCATGCTGATCCCAAGTGCCACTCAGTCAATTACAACATTGACAATCATCAGTGTGAGTTAAACAATGCTACCAGGGCTCAGTATCCAGATGACTTTGTGTTTGAGTGTGGTAGCGTGTACTTCGATGCTGATGAAGAAACACCACTCTACTCTGTGCCCAACAAACCACTCTCCACACAGCCTGGCTCTGCTGGGCCTAAATACAGCAGTTGCAAGGAGCTTCTCCAGACATGTCATAAGGAGAGTGGTATCTACACAGTCTACCCTTCTGCACTTAACAACGACAGTCTGCAAGTCTACTGTGACATGGACGGTGAGGGCTGGATGGTCATTCAGAGGCGTCAAGACGGCAGTGTGGATTTCCTCCGCAACTGGGTTGACTACCAGGTTGGTTTTGGTAACATGTCCGGTGAATTCTGGCTTGGAAATGACAACCTACGTGCCCTTACCGAGTTTACAGGACTGTGGAAGCTGAAGATTGAGATGGTTGACTCCGATGGAAATGAAGTATTCGCTGAATATGGACACTTCAAGATTTCTGGCGAATACTTCAAGTTACAGGTTGGTTTATACAATGCTATTAACAGCACAGGGTTGGATGCCCTCTCATGGCACAACGGAAAGATGTTCACCACCAAGGACAAAGATAACAACGCGCAAACCGAGACTGGCCAGATCACAGGTGGATGGTGGTACTGGAGAGGCTATGACGCTAACTTACATGGTATGTATCATCAAAATACAACAGCCCAATCCAATGGAATACATTGGCTCTCATCTGTATCACCGTATGAATACTTTACGGTCAAAGCATGTACCATGAAAATATCTCAAATAACAAGTATCAACGaacaagtctgaaacttggatacacaTTCAAAGATATGTTGAAATGATaccatttctactgtttggtaacccctggggttaaaaatttcaaagagcttttTGAAACAGTATCCAAATCACTCGAGAAGTAGACTAAGAAGCAGGATTTCTTtgtttgtgaaaaacaaatattattgtctggttttcttcaccaggctcACATAAAAAGTCTGAGTTCAGCCAacagtctgaacaatctcatccctgcgaacaacaacaaaacccagATTTGTATTTTATCGTCAAAATGATAAACATTTTGACTCTGAGAAACGCTACTACAAGAAACGTgcctcagattgtgtattcaaattacggatttattttccTGCGTGGACAGATTTTCGCCAATATTATATCAACAACAataccatct of the Asterias rubens chromosome 3, eAstRub1.3, whole genome shotgun sequence genome contains:
- the LOC117288087 gene encoding ficolin-3-like; amino-acid sequence: MRQFLSAETRKFTKAPYQQKEARSHVLCVSYCHADPKCHSVNYNIDNHQCELNNATRAQYPDDFVFECGSVYFDADEETPLYSVPNKPLSTQPGSAGPKYSSCKELLQTCHKESGIYTVYPSALNNDSLQVYCDMDGEGWMVIQRRQDGSVDFLRNWVDYQVGFGNMSGEFWLGNDNLRALTEFTGLWKLKIEMVDSDGNEVFAEYGHFKISGEYFKLQVGLYNAINSTGLDALSWHNGKMFTTKDKDNNAQTETGQITGGWWYWRGYDANLHGMYHQNTTAQSNGIHWLSSVSPYEYFTVKACTMKISQITSINEQV